One Rhodococcus sp. P1Y DNA window includes the following coding sequences:
- a CDS encoding amino acid permease, whose amino-acid sequence MSQQHANETEQHGSPLQHTLKKRHLSMIAIAGVIGAGLFVGSGAAIRETGPGVLVSYVLAGIVVILVMRMLGEMSTANPETGSFSAYADRAIGQWAGFSIGWLYAWFWIIVLGIEATAGAVIMNRWIPDVPQWTWALVLMILLTLTNIASVKSFGEFEFWFAAIKVTAIVIFLALGVLAILGLLPGVEAPGMTNLTGHGGFFPNGSGAVFAGILVVVFSFFGAEIATIAAGESENPVEAVRTAVKSVVWRILVFYIGSIAIVVTLLPWDSASVALSPYVAVMDSYGIPAAGTIMDVVVLTSVLSCLNSGLYTASRMIFSLSRRGDAPKSFATTSKSGVPRQAVLVSTVVGFITVGLNFISPDTVFLFLVNSSGAIALFVWLVISISQLRMRRRLEAEGREVQLKMWLFPYLTWLTIVAIVGLCIGMVVLEDTRSQMFVSLGLAVVVVGIGLYRYRSGAKDSVGRPARTD is encoded by the coding sequence TTGTCCCAACAGCATGCCAACGAGACCGAGCAGCACGGGTCGCCGCTCCAACACACGTTGAAGAAGCGACACCTCTCGATGATCGCGATCGCGGGCGTCATCGGCGCAGGTCTGTTCGTCGGGTCGGGTGCCGCGATTCGCGAAACCGGCCCCGGTGTACTCGTCTCGTACGTACTGGCCGGAATCGTCGTGATTCTCGTGATGCGCATGCTCGGCGAGATGTCGACGGCCAACCCCGAGACCGGATCGTTCTCGGCCTACGCCGACCGCGCGATCGGGCAGTGGGCCGGATTCAGCATCGGCTGGCTCTATGCCTGGTTCTGGATCATCGTGCTCGGCATCGAAGCCACCGCAGGCGCGGTCATCATGAACCGCTGGATCCCCGATGTGCCGCAGTGGACATGGGCGCTCGTCCTGATGATTCTGTTGACGCTGACCAACATCGCGTCGGTCAAGTCGTTCGGCGAGTTCGAATTCTGGTTCGCGGCAATCAAGGTCACCGCGATCGTCATCTTCCTCGCACTCGGTGTCCTGGCCATTCTTGGTCTGCTCCCGGGCGTCGAGGCTCCAGGGATGACCAACCTGACCGGACACGGCGGGTTCTTCCCCAACGGGTCAGGGGCGGTGTTCGCCGGCATCCTCGTCGTGGTGTTCTCGTTCTTCGGTGCCGAAATCGCGACGATCGCGGCCGGTGAGTCCGAGAACCCCGTCGAAGCCGTCCGCACTGCCGTCAAGTCCGTCGTATGGCGCATCCTCGTGTTCTACATCGGCTCGATCGCTATCGTCGTGACGTTGCTCCCGTGGGACAGTGCATCGGTGGCGCTGAGCCCGTACGTCGCCGTCATGGACTCCTACGGTATTCCAGCAGCGGGAACGATCATGGACGTCGTCGTGTTGACCTCAGTCCTCTCGTGCCTCAATTCGGGCCTCTACACCGCGAGCCGAATGATCTTCTCGCTGTCGAGGCGTGGCGACGCACCGAAGAGTTTCGCGACGACGAGCAAGTCCGGCGTTCCCCGCCAGGCGGTGCTGGTTTCGACGGTCGTCGGCTTCATCACCGTCGGTCTCAACTTCATCTCCCCCGACACCGTATTCCTGTTTCTCGTCAACTCCTCCGGCGCAATCGCCCTGTTCGTGTGGCTTGTCATCTCCATCTCACAGTTGCGGATGCGGCGCCGACTCGAAGCCGAAGGCCGGGAGGTCCAGCTCAAAATGTGGCTGTTCCCCTACCTCACCTGGCTGACCATCGTCGCGATCGTCGGCCTGTGTATCGGCATGGTCGTGCTGGAGGACACCAGAAGTCAGATGTTCGTCTCACTCGGCCTCGCCGTCGTCGTCGTCGGAATCGGGTTGTACCGCTACCGCTCCGGAGCGAAAGACTCAGTCGGTCGCCCGGCGCGAACCGACTGA
- a CDS encoding PucR family transcriptional regulator, which yields MLSTVRQLCEDPSFGLLVLTGHDRLDRELTWAHISDLADPTPFLDGGELLLTTGASLPDGRAAVQKYVSLLVTAGVSAIGFGTGLRFSSVPAVVVDAAEQQGLPLFEVPLATPFIALTKAVSKAQTRDDLERLRSNTHDQRRLIQAAVSSNGTRATVRRVAELVGGWAALLDGKGRIVESSGPAVLPGVARSADARAQRPAEASFVTVEGEDIVSHPLAVTMGKTLGYIVAGRPGGVGAVNHGALVVAAALLTLIVSRTDEAQQTMRHLRTVAMHQLIEGNDGLVRRISGELWGGFPVEPFRVLHVDAGEAERAAVTTVLEQSLSRAVAFAAMGRALLVIVSDTELERTLELLVDLPALQVGVSDAHWWDDFARARRQASQAAREAHNADGGVVRFEEVTSTGLSAYLDPARSRSFAANHLSPLRDPAQYGRSAELYPTLAVWLAHNGVGDAAASELGIHRHTLRKRLERIEGILGVDLSSPTDRAELWLECRLLGDVPHAGS from the coding sequence ATGCTCTCGACCGTGCGCCAACTGTGCGAGGACCCGTCCTTCGGTCTGCTGGTTCTCACCGGACACGACCGTCTGGATCGGGAGCTGACCTGGGCGCACATCTCCGACCTCGCGGATCCCACGCCGTTTCTCGACGGCGGTGAGCTGCTGCTGACCACAGGGGCTTCGTTGCCCGACGGGCGAGCTGCAGTGCAGAAATACGTGTCGTTGCTGGTGACAGCGGGCGTGTCCGCGATCGGGTTCGGCACCGGGCTCAGATTCTCGTCGGTACCTGCCGTCGTCGTGGATGCCGCCGAGCAGCAGGGTCTACCGCTGTTCGAGGTGCCGCTGGCCACGCCGTTCATCGCGCTGACCAAGGCGGTGTCGAAAGCGCAGACCAGGGACGACCTCGAACGATTGCGTTCCAACACGCACGATCAGCGACGCCTCATCCAAGCTGCGGTGAGCAGCAACGGCACACGCGCGACGGTGCGGCGGGTGGCCGAACTCGTCGGCGGATGGGCCGCACTCCTCGACGGCAAAGGGCGGATCGTCGAGTCCTCGGGGCCCGCGGTACTGCCGGGGGTGGCGCGCAGTGCGGACGCCAGGGCTCAGCGTCCGGCCGAGGCCAGCTTCGTGACGGTGGAGGGAGAAGACATCGTCTCGCATCCGCTCGCGGTGACGATGGGTAAAACTCTCGGCTACATAGTGGCCGGCCGGCCGGGAGGTGTCGGCGCAGTCAATCACGGTGCGTTGGTTGTCGCAGCTGCGCTGCTGACCTTGATCGTGTCGCGGACCGACGAAGCGCAGCAGACGATGCGGCACCTGCGGACCGTGGCGATGCATCAACTCATCGAAGGCAACGACGGGCTCGTTCGGCGAATATCGGGCGAACTGTGGGGCGGGTTCCCAGTCGAGCCGTTCAGGGTCCTGCACGTCGATGCAGGCGAAGCCGAGCGCGCGGCAGTCACGACCGTGCTCGAACAAAGCCTGTCGCGCGCAGTGGCGTTCGCCGCAATGGGTCGAGCACTACTCGTGATCGTGTCCGACACAGAGCTCGAACGCACCTTGGAACTCCTCGTCGACTTGCCCGCTCTCCAAGTCGGCGTGTCCGACGCCCACTGGTGGGACGATTTCGCGCGAGCGCGGCGGCAGGCGTCGCAGGCCGCGAGGGAAGCCCACAATGCGGACGGCGGCGTGGTCCGCTTCGAAGAAGTGACGTCGACGGGTTTGTCGGCGTACCTGGATCCGGCACGGTCGAGATCCTTCGCTGCCAATCACCTGTCGCCGCTTCGTGATCCCGCGCAGTACGGGCGCAGCGCCGAGCTGTACCCGACGCTTGCGGTGTGGTTGGCGCACAACGGAGTCGGTGACGCCGCAGCGTCCGAGCTCGGAATCCACCGTCACACCCTCCGTAAGAGGTTGGAACGAATCGAGGGCATTCTCGGGGTGGATCTTTCGTCACCTACCGACCGGGCCGAGTTGTGGCTGGAATGCCGACTGCTCGGCGATGTGCCGCACGCGGGGAGCTAG
- a CDS encoding GNAT family N-acetyltransferase: protein MTELHSAPFADLSGHEVYGLCKLRVDVFVVEQNCAYPELDGADEDASTVHFWHAEDGAVVSTLRLLRTENETRIGRVCTAASARGRGLSAQLMTAAIEHAGGADIVIGAQAHLEKWYSGFGFERSGPNYTEDSIPHLPMIRTAR from the coding sequence GTGACCGAACTACATAGCGCTCCCTTCGCCGATCTGTCCGGCCACGAGGTGTACGGCCTGTGCAAACTGCGGGTCGACGTCTTCGTCGTCGAACAGAACTGCGCCTACCCGGAACTCGACGGAGCCGACGAAGATGCCTCGACGGTGCACTTCTGGCATGCCGAGGACGGTGCTGTCGTCTCCACGCTCCGATTGCTGCGAACCGAGAACGAAACTCGCATCGGACGTGTCTGCACCGCTGCATCCGCACGCGGTCGTGGACTGAGCGCGCAACTCATGACGGCTGCCATCGAGCATGCTGGCGGCGCGGACATCGTGATCGGCGCACAGGCGCACCTCGAAAAGTGGTACAGCGGTTTCGGTTTCGAACGATCGGGGCCGAACTACACCGAGGACAGCATCCCCCATCTGCCGATGATAAGGACGGCGCGCTAG
- a CDS encoding TetR family transcriptional regulator has protein sequence MGVVTTPPANPSPYKSATTSLMRTTILDGLHDLLLQRTWSTVNMTDVAVSAGISRQTLYKEFGTRKGLAQGYALRLTDTFVSAVDDAVYANEGDSLRTLYVAFTEFFGRSASDPLVLSMLTDDPPPDLLRLVTTESGTLIEHAARRLAETFERSWLRASAHNADVLGRTVVRLALSYISMPPSNSADVAADLASLLTPFVDTIKGTA, from the coding sequence CTGGGCGTCGTGACAACCCCTCCGGCGAACCCGAGCCCCTACAAGAGTGCGACAACGTCACTGATGCGCACCACAATTCTCGACGGGCTGCACGATCTGTTGCTCCAACGGACGTGGTCGACGGTCAACATGACCGATGTCGCGGTGTCCGCCGGAATCAGTCGGCAGACGTTGTACAAGGAGTTCGGAACGCGCAAGGGTCTCGCTCAGGGCTACGCGCTGAGGCTGACGGATACGTTCGTCTCTGCCGTCGACGACGCGGTCTACGCGAACGAGGGCGACAGTCTGCGGACCTTGTACGTGGCGTTCACCGAGTTCTTCGGCCGCAGTGCCTCCGATCCACTCGTGCTCTCCATGCTGACCGACGATCCACCGCCCGACCTGCTCCGGTTGGTCACCACCGAGAGCGGCACACTGATCGAGCACGCAGCACGTCGGTTGGCGGAAACGTTCGAACGCAGCTGGCTCCGTGCGTCAGCACACAACGCGGACGTTCTCGGCCGGACCGTCGTACGGCTCGCGCTCAGTTACATCTCGATGCCGCCGTCCAATTCGGCCGATGTCGCGGCCGACCTCGCGTCGTTGTTGACACCGTTCGTCGACACCATCAAGGGCACGGCGTGA
- a CDS encoding rubredoxin, translated as MATDFKLYQCIQCGFEYDEELGWPEDGIEPGTKWDDIPDDWSCPDCGAAKADFFMVEISRP; from the coding sequence ATGGCAACGGACTTCAAGCTCTACCAATGCATTCAGTGCGGGTTCGAGTACGACGAAGAACTCGGTTGGCCCGAGGACGGTATCGAGCCGGGAACCAAGTGGGACGACATTCCCGACGATTGGAGCTGCCCCGACTGCGGTGCCGCCAAGGCGGATTTCTTCATGGTGGAGATCAGCAGGCCATGA
- a CDS encoding rubredoxin: MAAYECPVCNYVYDEATGAPREGFAAGTTWSDIPDEWPCPDCGVREKIDFEQKAG, from the coding sequence ATGGCAGCGTACGAGTGCCCGGTCTGCAACTACGTCTACGACGAGGCCACCGGCGCACCGCGCGAGGGTTTCGCGGCCGGCACCACGTGGAGCGACATCCCCGACGAGTGGCCGTGCCCCGACTGCGGTGTCCGAGAAAAAATCGATTTCGAACAGAAAGCAGGATGA
- a CDS encoding alkane 1-monooxygenase yields MSPQPSAGVEEWHDKKRYLWLLGLVPPTATFIALGMVWAFNQLGWNSVSPIWWWIGPILVYGLLPILDRFFGPDGQNPPDEVMEALENDKYYRYCTYIYIPFQLASLVIACYLWTADNLSWLGIDGGLGLPSKIGLAISIGVMGGIGINTAHEMGHKKDSLERWLSKITLAQTFYGHFYIEHNRGHHVRVATPEDPASSKFGESFWRFLPRSVWGSLKSSWNIEKTRMDRLGKSTWNIRNDVLNAWLMSVVLFGVLTAVFGPTILPFLVIQAVYGFSLLETVNYLEHYGLLRAKTKSGRYERCAPAHSWNSDHIVTNIFLYHLQRHSDHHANPTRRYQTLRSMEGAPNLPSGYASMISLAYFPPVWRKVMDHRVLDHYRGDITAVNIEPSKRAKILARYGASSEAE; encoded by the coding sequence ATGAGCCCGCAGCCGAGCGCGGGAGTCGAAGAGTGGCATGACAAGAAGCGGTACCTGTGGCTGCTGGGTTTGGTGCCGCCGACCGCGACCTTCATCGCACTCGGCATGGTGTGGGCGTTCAACCAGCTGGGCTGGAACAGCGTCTCGCCGATCTGGTGGTGGATCGGCCCGATTCTCGTCTACGGGTTGCTGCCGATCCTCGATCGGTTCTTCGGGCCGGACGGCCAGAACCCGCCCGACGAGGTCATGGAAGCGCTGGAGAACGACAAGTACTACCGCTACTGCACCTACATTTACATCCCGTTCCAGCTCGCCAGCCTTGTCATCGCCTGCTATCTCTGGACGGCCGACAACCTGAGCTGGCTGGGCATCGACGGCGGACTTGGTTTGCCCTCCAAGATCGGCCTGGCCATCAGCATCGGTGTCATGGGCGGAATCGGCATCAACACCGCGCACGAAATGGGCCACAAGAAGGACAGCCTGGAACGCTGGTTGTCGAAAATCACCCTGGCACAGACGTTCTACGGCCACTTCTACATCGAGCACAATCGCGGCCACCATGTCCGCGTCGCCACACCCGAGGATCCGGCGAGTTCGAAGTTCGGTGAAAGCTTCTGGCGCTTCCTCCCACGCAGCGTGTGGGGCAGCCTGAAGTCGTCGTGGAATATCGAGAAGACTCGCATGGATCGACTCGGCAAGTCGACGTGGAACATTCGCAACGACGTCCTGAACGCATGGCTGATGTCGGTTGTTCTGTTCGGAGTGTTGACCGCGGTGTTCGGCCCGACAATCCTGCCCTTCCTGGTAATTCAGGCGGTCTATGGATTCTCGCTGCTCGAAACGGTCAACTACCTGGAGCACTACGGGCTGCTGCGCGCCAAGACGAAATCAGGGCGCTACGAGCGCTGCGCACCGGCACACAGCTGGAACTCCGATCACATCGTCACCAACATCTTCCTGTATCACCTTCAGCGGCACAGTGATCATCACGCGAACCCGACCAGGCGCTACCAGACACTGCGCAGCATGGAAGGCGCACCGAACCTGCCGAGCGGATATGCCAGCATGATCTCGCTTGCCTATTTCCCACCGGTCTGGCGAAAGGTGATGGACCACAGGGTGTTGGACCACTACCGCGGTGACATCACGGCCGTGAACATCGAACCGAGCAAGCGCGCGAAGATCCTTGCCCGTTACGGCGCATCCTCGGAAGCCGAGTGA
- a CDS encoding glutamine synthetase III family protein yields the protein MSGNTVRLQAIKDVEAYVPPAVSFVGDEKPGEIFGENVFSKVVMQKRLPKSVFKSVMATIDKGKKLDPLVADAVASAMKDWALEKGATHYAHVFYPLTGLTAEKHDSFFDPVGDGSALAEFAGKTLIQGEPDASSFPNGGLRNTFEARGYTGWDVTSPAYVLENPNGNTLCIPTVFVSMTGEALDHKTPLLRSQQAMGGHAERILKLFGHENIENIVSFCGPEQEYFLVDRHFFLARPDLLNAGRTLFGSKPPKGQEFDDHYFGAIPERVLGFMMDTERELFKLGIPAKTRHNEVAPGQFEIAPMFERGNIAADHQQLLMTTFKTIAKKHGMECLFHEKPFEGVNGSGKHVNFSLGNSELGSLLVPGDNPHDNAQFLVFCAAVIRAVHKYGGLLRASVASATNDHRLGANEAPPAIISIFLGDQLADVFDQIAKGAATSSKGKGTMMIGADTLPVLPTDPGDRNRTSPFAFTGNRFEFRAPGSMQTVNGPMVTINTIMAEALDYMATNLEAAIGSGTDFDTAVQNLLTEIITEHGAVVFNGDGYSDNWQIEAESRGLPNLRTTLDALPELITDSAMELFEKYKVFNHREMHSRYEIGLEQYALTVFVEARLTLEMGQTSILPAAVRYQTELAQNVSALKAAGIEPDMSELHAVSEPLAALKTALASLKAALESDPAGEVLAEAEHAKDALLPAMAAVRSAADVLEAMVADDLWPLPTYQEMLYIL from the coding sequence ATGAGTGGAAATACCGTCCGCCTGCAGGCGATCAAAGACGTCGAGGCCTATGTCCCGCCCGCGGTCAGCTTCGTCGGGGACGAGAAGCCGGGCGAGATCTTCGGCGAGAACGTCTTCAGCAAGGTCGTCATGCAGAAGCGGTTGCCGAAGTCCGTGTTCAAGTCGGTCATGGCCACCATCGACAAGGGCAAGAAGCTCGATCCCCTGGTCGCCGACGCGGTGGCGTCGGCGATGAAGGATTGGGCGCTCGAGAAGGGTGCGACGCACTACGCGCACGTCTTCTACCCACTCACCGGCCTGACCGCCGAAAAGCACGACAGCTTCTTCGACCCGGTCGGCGACGGCAGCGCGTTGGCCGAGTTCGCGGGCAAGACCCTCATCCAGGGCGAACCCGACGCGTCGAGCTTCCCCAACGGCGGACTGCGCAACACGTTCGAAGCGCGCGGATACACCGGGTGGGATGTCACCAGCCCGGCGTACGTACTCGAGAACCCGAACGGCAACACCCTCTGCATCCCGACGGTGTTCGTGTCGATGACCGGCGAAGCGCTCGACCACAAGACCCCGCTGCTCCGCAGCCAGCAGGCGATGGGCGGACACGCCGAGCGCATCCTGAAGCTGTTCGGGCACGAGAACATCGAGAACATCGTCTCGTTCTGTGGCCCGGAGCAGGAGTACTTCCTCGTCGACCGCCACTTCTTCCTGGCACGTCCCGACCTGCTCAACGCCGGTCGCACGTTGTTCGGCTCCAAGCCTCCCAAGGGCCAGGAGTTCGACGACCACTACTTCGGTGCCATCCCCGAGCGCGTGCTGGGCTTCATGATGGACACCGAGCGTGAGCTCTTCAAGCTGGGTATCCCGGCGAAGACCAGGCACAACGAGGTGGCACCCGGTCAGTTCGAGATCGCGCCGATGTTCGAGCGGGGCAACATCGCTGCCGACCACCAGCAGCTGCTGATGACGACCTTCAAGACGATCGCCAAGAAGCACGGCATGGAATGTCTGTTCCACGAGAAGCCGTTCGAAGGCGTCAACGGATCTGGCAAGCACGTCAACTTCTCGCTCGGCAACTCCGAGCTCGGCTCGCTGCTGGTTCCCGGTGACAACCCGCACGACAATGCTCAGTTCCTGGTGTTCTGCGCTGCAGTCATTCGCGCGGTGCACAAGTACGGCGGGCTTCTACGTGCGTCGGTGGCGTCGGCGACCAACGATCACCGATTGGGTGCCAACGAGGCTCCGCCTGCGATCATCTCGATCTTCCTCGGCGATCAGCTCGCGGACGTGTTCGATCAGATTGCCAAAGGCGCGGCGACGTCGTCGAAGGGCAAGGGCACCATGATGATCGGCGCCGACACCCTTCCGGTGCTGCCGACCGACCCGGGTGACCGCAACCGGACGTCTCCGTTCGCGTTCACCGGCAACAGGTTCGAGTTCCGTGCGCCCGGTTCGATGCAGACCGTCAACGGGCCGATGGTCACGATCAACACGATCATGGCCGAGGCACTCGACTACATGGCAACCAACTTGGAAGCGGCCATTGGATCCGGCACCGATTTCGATACGGCCGTGCAGAATCTGCTCACCGAGATCATCACCGAGCACGGTGCCGTGGTGTTCAACGGTGACGGATACTCCGACAACTGGCAGATCGAAGCCGAGTCGCGCGGACTTCCGAACCTGCGTACGACGCTCGATGCCCTGCCCGAGCTCATCACCGACTCGGCGATGGAACTGTTCGAGAAGTACAAGGTGTTCAACCACCGAGAAATGCACTCGCGCTACGAGATCGGGTTGGAGCAGTATGCGCTGACGGTGTTCGTCGAGGCCCGTCTGACGCTGGAGATGGGGCAGACGTCCATCCTCCCGGCGGCTGTTCGGTATCAGACGGAGTTGGCCCAGAACGTCTCTGCACTCAAGGCAGCCGGGATCGAGCCGGACATGTCGGAGCTGCACGCCGTTTCCGAGCCACTCGCAGCATTGAAGACCGCGCTGGCCTCGCTCAAGGCCGCGTTGGAAAGCGATCCGGCTGGAGAGGTTCTCGCCGAGGCCGAGCACGCCAAGGATGCGCTGTTGCCTGCGATGGCAGCAGTTCGATCGGCCGCAGACGTCCTCGAAGCCATGGTCGCGGACGATCTCTGGCCGCTCCCGACGTACCAGGAAATGCTCTACATCCTCTAG
- a CDS encoding tripartite tricarboxylate transporter permease, which translates to MDSLSNLIDGFGTALTPMNLVWVLVGAILGTAVGVLPGLGSAMAVALLLPVTFTLDPTAALIMFAGVYFGGLFGDSIAGILMNTPGNSTAIAGTFEGHRMAKNGRAPQALATSAIGAFIGGIVATTLVVFFAPTLASLATNFGPAEYFALAVFAFIATSAVVSDSALKGLTALLIGLTLAVIGIDGPSGASRFTFEVPAMFDGIHIVVITVAMLALGEVIHVASKIGRPEDNSLIKSEGRPFLSRAEFREALPAWLRGTAFGVPFGVIPAGGAEVPSFLAYGTERRLDRRSKNPMFGKGAIKGVAGPEAAGNATAGTAMGALLALGLPTSATAAILLAAFQQYGMQPGPLLFDRSGDIVWALLASLFVAMIVLLILNLPFAPLWAKLLKIPKNYLYAGISVFAALGVYATSASIVDLMFMLGLGILGFMMRRYGIPLAPVLIAVILGPLAEDSLRRALAVSEGDLSILVSSTITIVLYALITLAIVFTIVSKIRARSKVDF; encoded by the coding sequence ATGGATTCCCTGAGCAATCTGATCGACGGGTTCGGCACCGCGCTGACGCCGATGAACCTCGTCTGGGTTCTCGTCGGCGCCATCCTGGGAACTGCGGTAGGCGTGTTGCCCGGCCTCGGCTCCGCGATGGCCGTCGCGCTTCTTCTGCCCGTCACGTTCACGCTCGACCCCACGGCCGCTCTGATCATGTTCGCCGGCGTCTACTTCGGTGGTCTGTTCGGCGATTCCATCGCAGGCATCCTGATGAACACACCAGGAAACAGCACTGCCATCGCCGGGACCTTCGAGGGTCACCGAATGGCGAAGAACGGCCGAGCGCCGCAAGCACTCGCAACCTCCGCCATCGGCGCGTTCATCGGCGGGATCGTCGCAACGACGCTGGTCGTGTTCTTCGCACCGACGTTGGCCTCGCTCGCGACGAACTTCGGCCCAGCCGAGTACTTCGCGCTCGCTGTGTTCGCGTTCATCGCAACCTCCGCGGTGGTGTCGGACTCGGCCCTCAAAGGCCTGACGGCTCTACTGATCGGCCTGACCCTCGCCGTCATCGGTATCGACGGCCCATCCGGCGCGTCGCGGTTCACCTTCGAGGTTCCCGCGATGTTCGACGGCATCCACATCGTCGTCATCACCGTGGCCATGCTCGCTCTCGGCGAGGTCATCCATGTCGCATCTAAAATCGGCCGACCAGAAGACAACTCGCTCATCAAGTCCGAGGGTCGACCGTTCCTGAGCCGTGCGGAGTTCCGTGAGGCGCTACCGGCGTGGTTGCGCGGCACCGCGTTCGGTGTGCCGTTCGGCGTGATTCCCGCCGGCGGCGCCGAGGTGCCGAGCTTCCTCGCCTACGGCACCGAGCGCAGACTCGACCGTCGCAGCAAGAACCCTATGTTCGGTAAAGGCGCGATCAAAGGTGTTGCCGGACCGGAGGCCGCAGGCAACGCCACCGCGGGTACGGCCATGGGAGCACTACTTGCGCTCGGCCTACCGACGTCCGCAACGGCAGCGATTCTTCTTGCTGCATTTCAGCAATACGGAATGCAACCGGGACCATTGCTGTTCGACCGGAGCGGCGACATCGTGTGGGCGCTTCTCGCCAGCCTGTTCGTCGCGATGATCGTATTGCTGATCCTCAACCTGCCGTTCGCGCCGCTGTGGGCCAAACTGCTGAAGATTCCGAAGAACTATCTGTACGCGGGCATCTCGGTGTTCGCCGCGCTCGGTGTCTATGCGACGAGTGCGTCGATCGTCGACTTGATGTTCATGCTCGGACTCGGAATCCTCGGATTCATGATGCGGCGCTACGGCATTCCGCTGGCACCGGTTCTGATCGCGGTGATCCTCGGCCCGTTGGCCGAGGACTCGCTACGGCGCGCACTCGCCGTCAGCGAAGGTGACCTGTCCATCCTCGTGAGCAGCACGATCACGATCGTTCTGTACGCCCTGATCACCCTGGCCATCGTCTTCACGATCGTCAGCAAGATCCGGGCTCGCTCGAAGGTGGATTTCTAA
- a CDS encoding tripartite tricarboxylate transporter TctB family protein, whose protein sequence is MSTDTPVAGTTSVPVSFWTGRSGLVVPALLVALGIFLVYGTVTMDVPPTATSPGPQVFPAIVAGGCFVVALLVTIQLLLKPDVVDRGLDDNGDPVTGTVSNWRTLGITVGAVALFIALLDPLGWVLAGALLFWGVSIGLGSRRYVFDGAIALLMSSAVQIAFSAGLGLTLPGGLLAQVF, encoded by the coding sequence TACACCTGTCGCCGGAACCACCTCGGTTCCCGTGAGCTTCTGGACCGGCCGCAGTGGCCTCGTCGTTCCAGCGCTTCTCGTCGCGCTCGGCATTTTCCTCGTGTACGGAACCGTCACCATGGACGTGCCGCCCACGGCGACCTCGCCTGGGCCGCAAGTATTCCCGGCCATCGTGGCGGGTGGGTGCTTCGTCGTTGCCCTGTTGGTCACAATCCAGCTTCTGCTAAAACCAGATGTCGTGGATCGCGGGCTCGACGACAACGGTGATCCGGTGACCGGCACGGTGAGCAACTGGCGAACACTCGGCATAACCGTCGGTGCCGTCGCACTGTTCATCGCGCTACTCGATCCACTCGGGTGGGTTCTGGCCGGTGCGCTGCTGTTCTGGGGAGTATCGATCGGATTGGGTTCGCGTCGGTACGTGTTCGACGGTGCCATCGCGCTGTTGATGTCCTCGGCGGTACAGATCGCTTTCTCCGCCGGTCTTGGTCTGACCCTTCCCGGTGGCCTCCTGGCTCAGGTCTTCTGA